The genome window TGATGTTCCGGTTAGCTGTACGATAAATGATGCCCCTTCAGTACTTATTGTTTTTGATTCTTTCTTAAAACGTTTAATAACCCATGCCCTTGCCTCATTTTCATATAGCTGCGGACTTTCAAAACTTGAACATTTTTTTTTCAGTTTCTGATAGAATGAAGTTTTAATATTTATCTTACCGGCATTAAGGATAAGCACAGAAGATTCATTTGGATTATCAATGTACTGTTCAATCTTTTTTTTGCCCGAATTCGAAAGTTTTTGTATGTTCTTGACTAAAATCACCCGTTTTTCAGCCATCATAGGAAACGATGATGCAATTGAAACAATATCATCACCTGTAGTTTCTTCTCCGCTGAGTATGTCCCTATTAAAATCTTTTGTTTCTTCATTGATTACCGTATCAATAATTAATTTAGACATTTTCTCAATAAAATATGGCTCATCTCCATAAAAGAAATAAACAGGGCTGATAGCCCCCTTTTTTACTTCATTTTCAATCTTAACAATATCTTGAAATCGATTTCCCATTTTAATTTATTTCTCTATCTGAAAATTATAAAAGATGCAATTGAAAGCAGCAGTGTATAAATTGAAAAATACCAGAAATGGCCCTTACGCAAGAAACTATTCAATATTTTCAGGAAAAAATAACTAAATATAGCTGAAATAATTAAACTTAACAACATTGGGGCTAAATTTTCCGAAAAGAACAACAGGTTTGCGCTGTCCATTGCATCAATTAACACTCCGCCGAGAATTGCAGGAATGGCTAATGTGAACGAATAAAATGCAGCTTGTTCGCTGGATACACCGAGCAGCAGAAGTATTGCAATGGTTGAACCTGATCGTGAAACCCCAGGGAATAAAGCTATGCCCTGAAATAAGCCGACTAATAGAGGTAAATACAATCCTGCTTTTATCACATCAACAGTTTTCTTTGTTTTAAAAAAAGTTGTAATGAGAATGATTGTTGTAAATATATATGTAAATTTCAGTATTGAAGGATTATGAAATTCCTTATCAAGAGAATCTCCGAGTATTACATAAACCAATCCTGTAATAAAAGTTGATACAAGTATATAAATAACAAACTTCAATGATGGCCTGCCATTATCAGATTTTACAATTTCAGTATAACTATCTTTCACAAGATCAATCAATTTTTTTCTGTAAAAAATTAAAATAGCAATCAAACTGCCAAAATGTACAATAATATCAAAGGCAATTGGCATATCTTCAAAATGAAACAGGCCTTTTATGAATAACAGGTGCCCTGACGATGATACGGGCAGAAATTCAGTTGCAGCCTGAACAAAAGACATGAGATAAAGAATAATGTAGCTCATTAAAACTCCATACAGAATGAATAAAAAATGGAAGATAAATAGCTCCGATTTCAAAAAAAACCGGAGCTATTATGGAAATTAATCATTAACACGATGAAAATGTTTCATTTACAGCTCTGCGTCAATGCCTATGCTTGCAACCCATGGTGTGCCAGCTGCTGCACGTACCCACATTTTCGGAGATACCTGATAACGAATACCAGCCTGGCCGGCAAAAGAAACATAAGAGGCTGATGCGCTTCCCCATGTACCGGAATATGTACCATAATCGGATGCTTTTACGTAGACATATCCAAAACCAGCTCTGGCATAAGGATCTAATTTGGGATTATTCAGCTTGTAATGGAATGAAAGAAAAGCAAAAACCGGTACATAAGTGTATTTCCAACCATACTCCCCGCCACCCCAATAGCCGTAATCATATTTTCGAGTAGCATAACCGACTTCTACTCCACCTCCGACAATGCCAAGATCTTGAATATCTTTAAAAATCTTCTCGTAGCTTGCTGAAAAACCTAATCCATACCATGAACCGATAGCAACACCTGCGAATGATTTGCCTACCAAATTCTGGCTGAATGCTGAAGAATTAAGAAGCACAGCAAATAATACAGCCAACAAGGTGATTTTTTTCATTTTTCCTCCCGTTCTTAATTTAAAATTAACCGGCTTTTGCTATCTGAGCATCATTAAAGAAAGCATTCTGCCGGTTCTCCCATTATCCCTTCTATAGGAATAAAAAATATCTTTATTGCACGAAGTACATAATTCTGAATCTTCTATTTTTCCCTCATTCACACCAAAGTTTATAAGTTCATCTTTAACATATTCCGGTAAATTGAGATAATCATTATTAATATAGTAATCTGGAAAATAAGACGCAACATTTTCTTTGATTTTATAACAACACTGTCTTATGCAGGGCCCTATGAACGCATTAATATTTTCAAGATCGATATTAAAATTATCAATCATTATGTTAATTGCATTTTTTACAATACCCCCCACTGCGCCTCTCCATCCTGCGTGTATCAGGCCAATTAAATGTTCTTTTTCAGAATACAGGAAAAGAGGCATACAATCTGCTGTCTGTATTGAAAGGCATACGTTTCTTTTATTTGTTATAAGCCCGTCACAATCAGAGTACACTCCTCCATGTTCAGCAATTAAAACATTTGAAGAATGAATCTGCTTTGGTACAGCAATCACCCTATCTGAAATATTTAAAGAAGAAAAAAAGATATTTTTATTTATTCCAACAGCATTCGGAGCATCAATTGTATTTGTTCCGAGATTTAAACTCGAAAACTCTCCTTTGCTTACACCGCCTCTTCTTGTGCTTGTGCATAAAAGAACATTAGCATTATTGACCATACTCTTAAACTGCCAGATAAAAACATTTTCTTTTTTTTCGAAAAACAATATCTACTTAATCCTGTAAATTTTGCCGTCTCTATACTGAAGAATATGGACAAATGTGTTGACTCGATTTTTTGAAAATGATATATAACCCCCTATTCCCTCAAAACCCTTAATTTTTGCCAGTTTGTCTCTAATTGCACTGCGTCTTTCTGCAAAATCGCCGGCAACACCGA of bacterium contains these proteins:
- the holA gene encoding DNA polymerase III subunit delta; this translates as MGNRFQDIVKIENEVKKGAISPVYFFYGDEPYFIEKMSKLIIDTVINEETKDFNRDILSGEETTGDDIVSIASSFPMMAEKRVILVKNIQKLSNSGKKKIEQYIDNPNESSVLILNAGKINIKTSFYQKLKKKCSSFESPQLYENEARAWVIKRFKKESKTISTEGASFIVQLTGTSQWALSNEIEKILLFTGNLEKIGVNEIAGVVGHSRNYNVWELTESVFNKKIDKSIEIFNHIIKNNNSSAVGLIANLSERAFVLLKIRSLKEKGANNQTISKSIPMWPFLMKRCFVQASSFTKNNLIKIIDTLLKADIALKTGRYDKQTIIILAINGIIRGEDVPL
- a CDS encoding undecaprenyl-diphosphate phosphatase; this translates as MSYIILYLMSFVQAATEFLPVSSSGHLLFIKGLFHFEDMPIAFDIIVHFGSLIAILIFYRKKLIDLVKDSYTEIVKSDNGRPSLKFVIYILVSTFITGLVYVILGDSLDKEFHNPSILKFTYIFTTIILITTFFKTKKTVDVIKAGLYLPLLVGLFQGIALFPGVSRSGSTIAILLLLGVSSEQAAFYSFTLAIPAILGGVLIDAMDSANLLFFSENLAPMLLSLIISAIFSYFFLKILNSFLRKGHFWYFSIYTLLLSIASFIIFR
- a CDS encoding acyloxyacyl hydrolase; amino-acid sequence: MKKITLLAVLFAVLLNSSAFSQNLVGKSFAGVAIGSWYGLGFSASYEKIFKDIQDLGIVGGGVEVGYATRKYDYGYWGGGEYGWKYTYVPVFAFLSFHYKLNNPKLDPYARAGFGYVYVKASDYGTYSGTWGSASASYVSFAGQAGIRYQVSPKMWVRAAAGTPWVASIGIDAEL
- the pgeF gene encoding peptidoglycan editing factor PgeF, which encodes MFFEKKENVFIWQFKSMVNNANVLLCTSTRRGGVSKGEFSSLNLGTNTIDAPNAVGINKNIFFSSLNISDRVIAVPKQIHSSNVLIAEHGGVYSDCDGLITNKRNVCLSIQTADCMPLFLYSEKEHLIGLIHAGWRGAVGGIVKNAINIMIDNFNIDLENINAFIGPCIRQCCYKIKENVASYFPDYYINNDYLNLPEYVKDELINFGVNEGKIEDSELCTSCNKDIFYSYRRDNGRTGRMLSLMMLR